One stretch of Vulpes lagopus strain Blue_001 chromosome X, ASM1834538v1, whole genome shotgun sequence DNA includes these proteins:
- the LOC121483213 gene encoding 40S ribosomal protein S27-like — MPLAKDLLHLPLEEEKRKHKKKHLVQSPNSYFIDVKCPGCYKITTVFSHVQTVVLCVSCSTILCQPTRGKARLTEGCFFRWKKH, encoded by the coding sequence ATGCCCCTTGCGAAGGAtctcctgcacctgcccctggaagaggagaagaggaagcacaAGAAGAAACACCTGGTGCAGAGCCCCAACTCCTACTTCATTGATGTGAAGTGCCCAGGATGCTACAAAATCACCACCGTCTTCAGCCATGTACAGACGGTAGTTCTGTGTGTCAGCTGCTCTACCATCCTTTGCCAGCCCACGAGAGGAAAAGCAAGGCTTACAGAAGGATGCTTCTTCAGGTGGAAGAAGCACTAA